From a region of the Mercurialis annua linkage group LG1-X, ddMerAnnu1.2, whole genome shotgun sequence genome:
- the LOC126667452 gene encoding uncharacterized mitochondrial protein AtMg00860-like encodes MKESEPSSPFLLSLVLNGDNLNNETIKNKYLLPRIDNLFDQLQGAKYFSKIYLRSGYHHQKIHDDDIQKTALTLRFVIVFIDDILIYSRTEEEHAQHLWIVLQTLREYQLHAKFSKCEFLLKEVAFLGHVISQSGIKVDPKKIEAVIEWKLPDSVTEVRSFLGLAGYYRRFVQDFSKIAVPLTKLTQKNAKLNWTDQCELSFLKLKECLTMALS; translated from the exons ATGAAGGAATCAGAACCTTCATCTCCTTTCCTTCTTTCTCTCGTTCTCAACGGCGATAAC TTGAATAACGAAACGATCAAGAACAAGTATCTATTGCCTAGAATCGACAATTTGTTCGACCAGCTACAAGGAGCAAAGTATTTCTCCAAGATTTACTTAAGGTCAGGTTATCATCATCAAAAGATTCACGATGATGATATCCAGAAGACTGCTTTGACACTACGA TTCGTGATCGTAtttattgatgatattttgatctattcacgtACGGAAGAAGAGCATGCACAACATTTgtggatagtactacagacacTAAGAGAATATCAGCTTCATGCCAAATTCTCTAAGTGTGAATTTTTGCTAAAGGAAGTAGCTTTCTTGGGTCATGTGATATCACAAAGCGgtattaaggttgacccaaagaagattgaagccgTGATAGAGTGGAAACTACCTGACTCAGTTACTGAAGTCCGAAGTTTCCTCGGATTAGCGGGGTACTatagacgatttgtacaggatttttcaaagatcgctgtacctttgacaaAGCTGACTCAGAAGAATGCGAAATtaaactggacggaccagtgtgagCTCAGTTtcctgaaactgaaagagtgtctgacaaTGGCACTGTCATGA